In Aquincola tertiaricarbonis, the genomic stretch GCGCCCTTCATGCGCAACCACGACAAGCTGATCGTGATGGACGTGCGCAGCGCCGAATTCACCAAGTACGCCGCCAACGCCATGCTGGCCACCCGCATCAGCTTCATGAACGAGCTGGCGCTGCTGGCCGAGCGCGTGGGCGCCGACATCGAACTGGTGCGCAAGGGCATCGGCAGCGACCCGCGCATCGGCACGCACTTCCTGTATGCCGGTGCCGGCTACGGCGGCTCCTGCTTCCCGAAGGACGTCAAGGCGCTGATCCACATCGGCGCCGACAACGGCGTGCCGCTGCAGGTGCTCAACGCGGTGGAAGCCGCCAACGAGCGCCAGAAGCATGTGCTGGTCGAGCGTGTGGTCGCCCGCTTCGGTGAAGACCTGACCGGCCGCACGCTGGCGGTGTGGGGCCTGGCCTTCAAGCCCAACACCGACGACATGCGCGAGGCGCCCAGCCGCGTGGTGATCGCCGAGCTGGTCAAGCGCGGCGCCAAGATCCGCGCCTACGACCCGGTGGCCATGCACGAGGCCCAGCGCGTGCTGGAAGGCGTGCCGGGCGTCACCTTCGTCACCGGCCAGCAGGCCGCGCTGGAAGGCGCCGATGCGCTGCTGATCGTCACGGAGTGGAAGGAATTCCGTAACCCCGACTTCGAGTTCATCAAGGCCACGCTGAAGCAGCCGGTGGTCTTCGACGGCCGCAACCTCTACGAGCCGGCGCTGATGAAGGCCTTCGGCATCGAGTACCTGGCGATCGGCCGCGCCGCGGCGCTGCCGTCCGACGCCTGAGCCCCGCTATTTCTTCGCAGTACGCATGACCGACACCGCCTCGCCCCCGCCAGCGCGCCGCCTGCCCGAGCACGCGCCCATGCAGCAGTTCGCGGTGCAGGAGGGCGAGCTGGTGATCGGCGGCGAGCGGCTGTCGGTGCTGGCCGAGCGTGTCGGCCAGACGCCCTTCTACGCCT encodes the following:
- a CDS encoding UDP-glucose dehydrogenase family protein, translating into MKITVVGAGYVGLVTGACLAEMGNHVVCLDVDERKIAMLQRGEIPIHEPGLDAVVQRNAAAGRLQFTTDVASAVGHGTLQFIGVGTPPDEDGSADLQYVLAAARNIGRHMTDYKVIVDKSTVPVGTADKVRAAVREELAARGLSMDYAVVSNPEFLKEGAAVDDFMRPDRVVVGSDDERATLLMRAVYAPFMRNHDKLIVMDVRSAEFTKYAANAMLATRISFMNELALLAERVGADIELVRKGIGSDPRIGTHFLYAGAGYGGSCFPKDVKALIHIGADNGVPLQVLNAVEAANERQKHVLVERVVARFGEDLTGRTLAVWGLAFKPNTDDMREAPSRVVIAELVKRGAKIRAYDPVAMHEAQRVLEGVPGVTFVTGQQAALEGADALLIVTEWKEFRNPDFEFIKATLKQPVVFDGRNLYEPALMKAFGIEYLAIGRAAALPSDA